The following is a genomic window from Colletotrichum lupini chromosome 5, complete sequence.
AGCTAATGTCGCTTCGTCTATACTTTGACTAACACCTGTGGTTACCCACTGTCATGTTCTTGCGAAAGGATTCAGTTCGTCAAAGTGGGACTAACTCCGAATAGCATATTCGGATCCAATGAGGACTTCACAACAGACCGTAGTTCGAGTCACTTGGAAGACTCAGTCCTTTCAAGGCCGTCGGTACTAGCCTAGTCGAACTGCCCAGCTCTGTGTCATGATCCGGGGGATTCAGCTATAGATCTCGTAGATTTATGTGCCCCTCCTTGTAGCCAGTTCCTGAAGGCCATCAGAATTCGTGATGTTTGAACCATAATCAACCGCCCTGCCAGGTATTCTCATGAGCAAACCAAAGGATCCTTCTGTCTGGGTGGCAATATGATCATAGACCTAGGTTGTCCGGTACTGCTCACGGTACAGTCCTCTTCAACAACTGACCCGACATCCCTCGCCCCTGACTTTCGTCCGCCCTCCTTGGAGACGACCACCATCCCACTTCTCCCCATCAACGAACAAAACCTCACAATACGTAATTTCAAGTACTCCCTCAGTCCCATCAGGCGTCAGAATCTCCGCCTCCAGTATCCCTCCCGCTCCCTGTTCATCATGACCATCACCACCGCCCTCAACCACAACAACAGCCCCATACTCACCCCCCTTCCCATCCCTCCACCCCGCCTCAGCCCTCCTCAGATCCCCCATCTGCGGCTCGAACCGCCACCTTCCCCACCCAACAACCTCAAGCCCGACAACCTTGAAGCTAAGAGCCTGCGTCGGCCCCGTAGACCAGCTGTGCGAGAGCGAAGTATACGCCGCGTCGTAGTTATACCCCCGTTGCGAGCGGTAATACAACGAACCGTTGGCGCTCATCCCCTCCACGAGCGTGGTGCCCGTCATGAGCGGGGAGTCGAGCATGTAGCCCCACGTGCGGCGCATCAGCCGCAGCCCGCGACGGGGTTTCCGCGCGGCGAAATGCGCGAGGACTTCGATGGAGGAGATAAAGGGGGAGATTGTGTCCGGCAGCTCGGGCGTGACGGGCCCGATGGCGTTCCAGTTGCGTAGTAGTGCCGCGGAGAGGGAGGAGGCTTGGGCGGGGGATGTGGTGAGGTTATACTGCAAGGCCAGCGCGTTGCCGTCCTGAGGGAAGAGGAGCGCTCCCGCGGCGGTCTCGTTGTCGCGGTACTGCGAGGCGGAGACGTCCCAGAGGACGGCATTGTACGCCGTCTTGAGCTTCGCTGCCGCGGCCGCCCACGTCGTTGCCTGCTCTCCGCGGCCGTTGGAGCCTGTCGCCGTGTCGGCGGCAAGGCTGGCGAGGGAAGAGAGGGCATGGTAGTTCAAGGCGTTGAGGGCGCTGTTATACCCTCCCCCGCCGAGACGAGCCCAGTCGTTTGTCTCGACTTGCTCTGCGAGGCCTATGCCGCTGCTGGCGTCGATGGCGCGGAGGATGTAACTCGCGCCCGCTGTGATGTTCCCCCACCGGCCGTCGACCCACGCTTCGTCGCGAGTGAAAATCGCGTAGTTGAAGCAAGCGATCAATGTCCAAGCATGATACGTATCGCTCTTCGCGCCCCGTCTCCAAGAGCCAGTCGTCGGGCCCGCGAAGGGTAACTGACCCGTAGAAGCATTCTGGTAAAGGAACATGGTCTCCAGAGCAAAGAACACCGACTCCAACCCGGCATCGCCGAGACCTATGTACGCCGTCGTGCCCGCGATGCCCAGGTCGCCCGGCCAGACTGCGCGGTCTCGCTTCGCGCCGTCGAGGAGCATGGGGCCCTCGACGCCGAGGGTCGCGTTGTAGGCCCAGCCTGGTTTAACTTGAGGTAGCCAGCGGGATGTGTTGGGGGGCGCGATGTTGGTTTGGGCTGTGAAGACGCCGGCGTGCCAGATGCGGGTTAGGAGGTCGTCGTCCGGGGTATGGAAGTGGCCTGCCCAGAGGGAGGGGTTTGGTTGGGATGGGGAGTAGGCTAGGTGGCAGATGATCGAGGTGATTGTTACGGGGCGGAAGGCGTGGAGGGTCAGGTATTTGAAGCCGCCGCGGAAGCGTTCTTTGGGCATGGTGTAGGCGTAGGGGGTTGTTGAAGAGGAAGCGGGGATTGTGACGTTGAGGGCCTTGTCGTAGTCTTGAGTTGGTGTTGCGCCTGTATCGTCTGAGATCTCACGGACGAAGGAGGGTGATTCAGCGAAGGCGAGGGAGAAGTGCGGCTCTGATGAGTTACTGGGTGATGATGATGTATTGTTGGATTCTGCCATCATGGAGAGGAGACCGCCGACGTAGCCAAAGTCTAGGGATACTTGACCTCCTGGCTGGAGGGTGAGGACGAAGCTCCCGTCATCGGCGGAGGTCGTCACGTTCGCGGGCCCGGAGACGGCGTGGACCCGTTGAGGGAGGACGGTCCGGGTGGACGGGCTGTTGATGTACGCTTCCCATGGCCGAGCTGGATTCGGGTCCGTAGTGCTGGCCGTTGAGACAAGTAGGGCGGATGAGGAGAAAAGGAGGAGCGCAAAGTGGAGGAGGCGTGCCATCATTGGGGCCATCTTGAGCAGAGGACGGCGAGGTCGCAGGGAGGTGGGTGTTCCATTGCGATGTCGTGCCGGACGGCGGCTCTATGTGGTTTTCTTATTTCAACAACATGACGGAGCGAGTGAGTGTTTCTTGGCATGCGATCCCGTTCTGGTAGGTCAGGCTTGTGTAAGTCGGCGATGTGGAAGAATTTCCCCGCGTACTCGTGTTAGCGAGATTGACGGGGGTGGATGTCGGGGTAAATCTGAAGCGAGGCGGCGAGCGTTTGCCCGGGATGCGGAGGCGGGGTTGGCGAGAGAGACGATCGCAACTCCAGATCACTGCCAGGGTTTACGTATTCCCTGTCGATCTTCTGTGTTGCACGTTTGACTTGGGTCCTGATCCCAAGGCCTGGAGGCAATAAAACATGTAGAACCTTTTCTCGTGCCAAGTGATCAATCGTACGTCTACACCGTTATCAACCCTACTTTGGGGATTGAGTGTTCTTGGCAAGAGGCTATGATGGTTTCCGAGACGCGAAGACAAGGCAGTGGATAGTCCATCTGTCGATTGCGAAAGTGACCGCAATATTCAAGAGGGACATGTCTATGACAGCTGCTTTCCGGCTCAAAGAAGTACAATTTATCTTGAAGCTCCTGCGTTGACCCTAAGCTTCGACGCTGTTCTCATGGAGACGCCTCAAGTGAGTCTGTCTCGGCCTCTGAACCAGAAGCTGTTATTCGATGGCACCTAGTTAGAACCCATTGCCATATGAGCCGAGGTCTATATGCGCGGAAAAGTTCCTCATAGCTGTCGCGCTTCTGGTACGTCCTCCTTGCCATCGGCATAGTCGACGTCCTCCTCGTATCCATCGAGAGCCTAGACTTTGACGCGAGGTAGATAGCTATAAATGTGATCTCTCACGGCATCGTCAATTCTCAGAGCAACTATTCTATGCTTTCCGGACCATCCAGCTGCCCTGATCTATCGACTTCCTTTGATAACGGGCAGGTAATGCGTTTACCCGGCCAGATCTAACACCTAAGTCCTCGTATATCAGCGGGAAGAACATCTATATAAACAGCCGCAAACTTGCATCTATGCTACAATCTTCTGGCAGGGTCAATGAGGTATTGAATGCCCTTGTCATGAAACTTGGCCGCAGTCACAGTGACTACACGGCATGGGCAGTGCGACTCATCCTCAGGTAATTCGCTGTACCATGGCATCAACCCATATTCTATACGTCCGTCTTCTTCCCTCGCGCTTTATCGATCGGCAAAGGTCTATATCCCGCAGAGTACTCGAAATCCCACGTTAAGAAGAGAGAGCCAGGGACTGCTGAGAATTTAGGCCTCAAGGGGATGATGAGGTGATGTACGACCCACGAAGTCGAACGCTTGGATAGTATCGTCGCGAAGCCCACACTCATTTCTGGTCTATTAGAGACCAGGGAGTAGAACACCTCTAATAAAACAAGAGCAACAGAACTAATGTCCGACACTGTGTGCTGTCTTCTCGTCCTCTTACTCTGGTCTCTAAGTACCGTGTATCAAATAGTCTTTGAGATCACTTAGACAAGCCTT
Proteins encoded in this region:
- a CDS encoding bacterial alpha-L-rhamnosidase domain-containingprotein — translated: MAPMMARLLHFALLLFSSSALLVSTASTTDPNPARPWEAYINSPSTRTVLPQRVHAVSGPANVTTSADDGSFVLTLQPGGQVSLDFGYVGGLLSMMAESNNTSSSPSNSSEPHFSLAFAESPSFVREISDDTGATPTQDYDKALNVTIPASSSTTPYAYTMPKERFRGGFKYLTLHAFRPVTITSIICHLAYSPSQPNPSLWAGHFHTPDDDLLTRIWHAGVFTAQTNIAPPNTSRWLPQVKPGWAYNATLGVEGPMLLDGAKRDRAVWPGDLGIAGTTAYIGLGDAGLESVFFALETMFLYQNASTGQLPFAGPTTGSWRRGAKSDTYHAWTLIACFNYAIFTRDEAWVDGRWGNITAGASYILRAIDASSGIGLAEQVETNDWARLGGGGYNSALNALNYHALSSLASLAADTATGSNGRGEQATTWAAAAAKLKTAYNAVLWDVSASQYRDNETAAGALLFPQDGNALALQYNLTTSPAQASSLSAALLRNWNAIGPVTPELPDTISPFISSIEVLAHFAARKPRRGLRLMRRTWGYMLDSPLMTGTTLVEGMSANGSLYYRSQRGYNYDAAYTSLSHSWSTGPTQALSFKVVGLEVVGWGRWRFEPQMGDLRRAEAGWRDGKGGEYGAVVVVEGGGDGHDEQGAGGILEAEILTPDGTEGVLEITYCEVLFVDGEKWDGGRLQGGRTKVRGEGCRVSC